In Streptomyces erythrochromogenes, the DNA window CACCCGGGTGACCTCCGCCCGGTCCACGGCGCTGTGCCGCTGCCCACACGCACCCCGGCGCGAAAATGCACGGGCCGGTTCCCCGTTCTTCGTGGCTGGAGTCTTTCCGTGCTCGAACGCAAGCAGCTCAAGGGCCGTACCCAGGTCACCTTCATCCTCCCCGACAACGCCCCGGAGGGGCCCGTCAGCGTTGTGGGGGACTTCAACCACTGGAATCCCGCCGCCCACCCCCTGGAGCCCCGCGGCGACGGCACCCGCGCCGCGACCGTCGCGCTGCCCGCCCACAGCGCCCACTCGTTCCGCTACCTCGCGGCCGGCGACTACTGGTTCGACGACGACCACGCCGACAGCCACGACGGTGTGAACGGCCGCATCCACACCTGACCGCCCCGACGTGGCGGTGCAACCCGGGGCTGTTCGGCGAGCGCTGTCAGACCTGGCCCCGCCACTGTCCGGTGGCGGGGCCGCGGTCTTCGACGACGTGCTTGAAGCGCTTCAGGTCACCCTTGACCTGCCGGTCGACGGCGCCGAGCTGGTCGCCGATGTTCTCCGCGCTTCCCGATCGTTCACGGACCGAACTGTAGGGGTCCTCCACCCGTGAAAGCCGTAGCGGCCGGCCCCACCGTCGGCTGGGCCGGGGGCGGGGCATCGGCGAAGAGGGCGAGCAAGCCCGCGATGTCGCGCCCCTCTTCCGCAGGATGCCGGAACTTCGCGCCGGGAGTGATCCCGTAGTGATTGCGCCGTCCCTCGCGTACCCGGGTGAGGTACCCCTCCTGCTCCAGGTCGGCGACGATCGCCTGGACCGTGCGCTCGGTCAGCACACAGGTCGCGGCGACGTCGCGGAGGCGGGTGCCGGGATCCTTGGCGAGGGCGAGGAGGACACGAGCGTGGCTGGTCAGGAACGTCCACGAGGTTCCGGGAGGTGCAAGCGCTCCCGTACATCCAGAATGCCCCGTGATTTCGATTTACGTCCTGCTTTTCGCGTATTTCTTGACGTGTGTCCACTGAATGCCGACGATGCTGGTGGAAGGTGAAGAAGCCCCGTGGCCAGGGGAGGCAGCCATGGCCGCGATCATGTACCAAGACCGCTCCGACACCCTCGAAGCCGTAGCCCTGGAAGTCGACGTCACCCCCGGACCGCAGCCCGGGACCGTCACCGTCCGCGAGAGCGGCGAGATCGACTTCGACAACGCCGCCACCCTCCGCACGGCCCTCCTGGCCGCCCTCGTCTCCGACCGCGGCACCCTCCTCGTCGACATGAGCCGGGTCACCTTCTCGCCGGCCGCCGCCTGCGCGTCACCGCTGCTCACCGCCACCCGGGTTCTGCTCACCTGATCCCGTCCGCCCCGAAGGCAGGTGCTCTCCATGACCGCGCCCGCCCCTCTCCCCGGTGGCCCCCGAGCCGCACGGCCCGCCCCAGGCACGCCGGCACGACCGGAGGAGGCGGTCGCGTGGGCGGTGGGCACCCTGATGGCGATGACCCCGGCCCCGGCCCGCGAGGCGGAGCGGATCCTGTCTGCCGCAGCCGCACGAACCGGCCTGCCCGAGACGATGCTGGCCCAGGGGATGCTCGCCGACTCCCGAGGTCTGCCCGCCCCGGCCCGCGCCGAGCGGGCGCTGCGCCAAGCCGTCCAGGCCTCCCGCACCGTGGACACCCCGCCTGCGACGTCCGCTCCACGGCTGCTGCCGCACGAGGCTGACGTCGAGCGGGCCCTCGGCAGGTTCTTCGACGCCCGCCTCCGCCTGGCGGCCGCGCC includes these proteins:
- a CDS encoding SRPBCC family protein; this translates as MEDPYSSVRERSGSAENIGDQLGAVDRQVKGDLKRFKHVVEDRGPATGQWRGQV
- a CDS encoding helix-turn-helix transcriptional regulator, yielding MEITGHSGCTGALAPPGTSWTFLTSHARVLLALAKDPGTRLRDVAATCVLTERTVQAIVADLEQEGYLTRVREGRRNHYGITPGAKFRHPAEEGRDIAGLLALFADAPPPAQPTVGPAATAFTGGGPLQFGP
- a CDS encoding isoamylase early set domain-containing protein — encoded protein: MLERKQLKGRTQVTFILPDNAPEGPVSVVGDFNHWNPAAHPLEPRGDGTRAATVALPAHSAHSFRYLAAGDYWFDDDHADSHDGVNGRIHT
- a CDS encoding STAS domain-containing protein, translated to MAAIMYQDRSDTLEAVALEVDVTPGPQPGTVTVRESGEIDFDNAATLRTALLAALVSDRGTLLVDMSRVTFSPAAACASPLLTATRVLLT
- a CDS encoding DUF5133 domain-containing protein, with amino-acid sequence MTPAPAREAERILSAAAARTGLPETMLAQGMLADSRGLPAPARAERALRQAVQASRTVDTPPATSAPRLLPHEADVERALGRFFDARLRLAAAPADETARRAFEDCMFTLCVLMAEPCAYAAVREAVQYTEG